One Blastocatellia bacterium genomic window carries:
- a CDS encoding GatB/YqeY domain-containing protein has product MSLQERIERDFLAALKAREELRVSTLRMVKTALKHREVAEMRSLTDADVIDVLKGLIKQRREAIEQYRQGGRADLAEKEAREIEILEGYLPAPLSDAEIERIVVETIAELGAKTLKDLGPVMKAVMAKLAGQLVEGRRVNEIVRAKLSSPEA; this is encoded by the coding sequence ATGAGTTTACAAGAGCGCATCGAGCGAGATTTCCTCGCCGCCTTGAAGGCACGCGAAGAGCTGCGCGTGAGCACGCTGCGTATGGTGAAGACGGCGCTCAAGCATCGGGAGGTCGCCGAGATGCGGTCGCTCACGGATGCGGATGTCATTGACGTACTGAAGGGACTGATCAAGCAGCGGCGAGAGGCGATCGAGCAATATCGGCAGGGCGGACGCGCTGATCTGGCCGAGAAGGAAGCTCGGGAGATCGAGATTCTGGAGGGATATTTGCCGGCTCCGCTGAGCGATGCGGAGATCGAGCGGATCGTCGTAGAGACGATCGCCGAGCTTGGGGCGAAGACGCTGAAAGATCTGGGGCCGGTGATGAAGGCTGTGATGGCGAAACTCGCTGGGCAACTCGTCGAAGGGCGCCGGGTCAATGAGATCGTGCGCGCGAAGCTCTCTTCGCCGGAGGCGTGA